The proteins below come from a single Rhizobium sp. BT04 genomic window:
- the edd gene encoding phosphogluconate dehydratase produces MSAHARISAITDRIVERSKPSRERYLERLRAAASKGVARSVLGCANLAHGFAVCSPAEKDALAGDRIANLGIITAYNDMLSAHQPFETYPAIIREAAAEAGGVAQVAGGVPAMCDGVTQGQPGMELSLFSRDLIAMSAGVGLSHNMFDAALFLGVCDKIVPGLVIAALSFGHLPSIFVPAGPMTTGLPNDEKSRVRQLFAEGKVGRAELLEAESKSYHGPGTCTFYGTANSNQMLMEIMGFHMPGSSFINPGTPLREALTREAAKRALAITALGNEFTPAGEMIDERSVVNGVVGLHATGGSTNHTLHLVAMARAAGIHLTWQDIAELSEVVPLLARVYPNGLADVNHFQAAGGMGFLIKELLKHGLVHDDVRTVFGQGLQAYTVDARLGENGGVLREPSPDKSHDPKVLSSIETPFQANGGLKMLRGNLGKAVIKISAVKPERHIIEAPAIIFHSQQELQDAFKEGKLNRDFIAVVRFQGPKANGMPELHKLTPPLGVLQDRGFRVALLTDGRMSGASGKVPAAIHVTPEAVDGGPIARIRDGDIIRLDAIKGTLELLVDAADLAEREPVTVDLSDNEFGMGRELFAPFRRAVGASDQGASVLFH; encoded by the coding sequence ATGTCCGCTCACGCACGCATTTCTGCGATCACCGATCGCATTGTCGAACGCTCGAAACCATCTCGCGAGCGCTACCTGGAACGCCTGCGCGCCGCCGCGTCCAAGGGTGTCGCCCGTTCGGTGCTCGGCTGCGCCAACCTTGCCCACGGCTTCGCGGTCTGTTCCCCCGCCGAGAAGGATGCGCTCGCCGGTGACCGCATCGCCAATCTCGGCATCATCACCGCCTATAACGACATGCTCTCGGCCCACCAGCCGTTCGAGACCTATCCGGCGATCATCCGCGAAGCGGCCGCAGAAGCAGGCGGCGTGGCGCAGGTGGCCGGCGGCGTGCCGGCCATGTGCGACGGCGTCACCCAGGGACAGCCGGGCATGGAGCTCTCGCTGTTCTCACGCGACCTGATCGCCATGTCGGCGGGCGTCGGCCTGTCGCACAACATGTTCGATGCCGCCCTCTTCCTCGGCGTCTGCGACAAGATCGTGCCGGGCCTGGTCATCGCGGCCCTGTCCTTCGGGCACCTGCCGTCGATCTTCGTTCCCGCCGGTCCGATGACGACAGGCCTGCCGAACGACGAAAAGTCGCGCGTGCGCCAGCTCTTTGCCGAGGGCAAGGTCGGCCGTGCCGAGCTGCTGGAGGCGGAATCGAAATCCTATCACGGCCCCGGCACCTGCACCTTCTACGGCACCGCCAATTCCAACCAGATGCTGATGGAGATCATGGGCTTCCATATGCCCGGCTCCTCCTTCATCAACCCCGGCACGCCGCTGCGCGAAGCGCTGACGCGCGAAGCCGCCAAGCGGGCGTTGGCGATCACCGCGCTCGGCAACGAATTCACCCCGGCGGGCGAGATGATCGACGAGCGCTCGGTCGTCAACGGTGTCGTCGGCCTGCATGCGACCGGCGGCTCGACCAACCATACGCTGCACCTGGTCGCCATGGCGCGGGCGGCCGGCATCCATCTCACCTGGCAGGACATTGCCGAGCTTTCGGAAGTGGTGCCGCTGCTTGCCCGCGTCTACCCGAACGGGCTTGCCGACGTGAACCATTTCCAGGCGGCCGGCGGCATGGGCTTCCTGATCAAGGAACTCCTGAAGCACGGCCTGGTGCATGACGATGTGCGCACCGTCTTCGGCCAGGGTCTCCAAGCCTATACGGTCGATGCCCGCCTCGGCGAAAACGGCGGCGTTCTGCGCGAGCCGTCGCCGGATAAGAGCCACGATCCGAAGGTGCTTTCCAGCATCGAAACGCCGTTCCAGGCGAATGGCGGGCTGAAGATGCTGCGCGGCAATCTCGGCAAGGCGGTTATCAAGATCTCGGCCGTCAAGCCGGAACGTCACATCATCGAGGCGCCGGCGATCATCTTCCACAGCCAGCAGGAACTGCAGGACGCGTTCAAGGAAGGCAAGCTCAACCGCGATTTCATCGCCGTCGTGCGCTTCCAGGGCCCGAAGGCGAACGGCATGCCGGAGCTGCACAAGCTGACGCCGCCGCTCGGTGTGCTGCAGGACCGCGGCTTCCGCGTGGCGCTGCTGACCGACGGGCGCATGTCCGGCGCATCCGGCAAGGTGCCGGCCGCGATCCACGTCACCCCGGAAGCGGTCGACGGCGGCCCGATCGCCCGCATCCGCGACGGCGATATCATTCGCCTCGATGCGATCAAGGGCACGCTCGAACTGCTCGTCGATGCGGCAGACTTGGCCGAGCGCGAGCCGGTGACCGTCGATCTCTCCGACAATGAATTCGGCATGGGCCGCGAGCTCTTCGCACCGTTCCGCCGCGCCGTCGGCGCTTCGGATCAGGGCGCCAG
- the pgl gene encoding 6-phosphogluconolactonase: protein MASTLHSFASPADLAGSLADKVASTLSAAIAARGTASIAVSGGSTPKAFFQALSTRDIAWDKVTITLVDERFVPADNPRSNHLLVDANLLQNKAKAARFLPLYQEAASVEEAASLATEKTRAISSPFDIVILGMGGDGHTASFFPGGSNLAKALDASTPRGIITMEAEGAGEPRLTFTFSSLQDAALLVLHIEGEGKKDVLAKAEGNGDEAEMPIRAVLRRATSPVEIYWAP, encoded by the coding sequence ATGGCATCGACCCTGCACTCCTTCGCCAGCCCCGCAGACCTCGCGGGCAGCCTTGCCGACAAAGTCGCGAGCACGCTTTCGGCGGCGATTGCCGCCCGCGGAACGGCGTCCATCGCCGTTTCCGGCGGCTCGACGCCGAAGGCCTTCTTCCAGGCGCTGTCGACGCGCGACATCGCCTGGGACAAGGTGACGATCACCCTTGTAGACGAACGTTTCGTGCCGGCCGACAATCCGCGCTCGAACCATCTGCTGGTCGATGCCAATCTGCTGCAGAACAAGGCAAAGGCGGCGCGCTTCCTGCCGCTCTATCAGGAGGCCGCCTCGGTGGAGGAGGCCGCTTCGCTTGCGACCGAGAAGACCAGGGCGATCAGTTCGCCCTTCGACATCGTCATCCTGGGCATGGGCGGCGACGGCCACACGGCCTCGTTCTTTCCCGGCGGCAGCAATCTTGCCAAGGCGCTCGATGCATCGACCCCACGCGGCATCATCACCATGGAAGCGGAAGGAGCCGGCGAGCCGCGCCTGACCTTCACCTTCTCCAGTCTTCAGGATGCCGCACTCCTGGTTCTTCATATTGAGGGCGAAGGCAAAAAAGACGTTCTCGCCAAGGCGGAAGGCAACGGAGACGAGGCAGAAATGCCGATCCGCGCCGTTCTGCGCCGGGCCACTTCCCCGGTCGAGATCTACTGGGCTCCCTGA
- the zwf gene encoding glucose-6-phosphate dehydrogenase — protein MSSQIIPVEPFDYVVFGGSGDLAERKLLPALYHRQIEGQFTEPTRVIGASRSPLSHEEYRKFAKDALKEHLKKGEYDEAEVEKFCARLFYVSVDARTDAGWDHLKKLLDEGKDRVRSFYLAVAPGIFGDISQKIHDHKLITKSTRIVVEKPIGRDLASALQLNDTIGRAFKEEQIFRIDHYLGKETVQNLMALRFANALYEPLWNANYIDHVQITVAESVGLEGRAGYYDTAGALRDMVQNHILQLLCLTAMEVPSSMDSEAVRDEKLKVLRALKPLNASNVEQATVRGQYRAGASGSGPVKGYLEELEGGVSNTETFVAIKAEINNWRWAGVPFYIRTGKRLTGRMSEIVITFKPIPHAIFDQAAGRIVANQLIIRLQPDEGVKQSLMIKDPGPGGMRLRNVSLDMSFAQAFNVRNPDAYERLLMDVIRSNQTLFMRRDEVEAAWRWVDPILKGWEATGQQVQGYTAGTWGPSQAIALIERDGRTWHDDI, from the coding sequence ATGAGCAGCCAGATTATTCCCGTTGAGCCTTTTGATTACGTCGTCTTCGGCGGCAGCGGCGACCTTGCCGAGCGCAAGTTGCTGCCGGCGCTTTATCATCGCCAGATCGAGGGCCAGTTTACGGAACCGACCCGTGTCATCGGCGCTTCGCGCAGCCCGCTTTCGCATGAGGAATATCGCAAATTCGCCAAGGACGCGCTCAAGGAGCACCTGAAAAAGGGCGAATATGACGAGGCGGAAGTCGAAAAGTTCTGTGCCCGTCTCTTCTACGTTTCCGTCGACGCCCGCACGGACGCCGGTTGGGATCATCTCAAGAAGCTGCTCGACGAGGGCAAGGACCGCGTTCGCTCTTTCTATCTCGCTGTCGCTCCGGGCATCTTCGGCGACATTTCGCAGAAAATCCACGACCACAAGCTGATCACCAAGTCGACCCGCATCGTCGTCGAGAAGCCGATCGGCCGCGACCTCGCCTCGGCGCTGCAGCTGAACGACACGATCGGCCGAGCCTTCAAGGAAGAGCAGATCTTCCGCATCGACCACTATCTCGGCAAGGAAACGGTGCAGAACCTGATGGCGCTGCGCTTCGCCAACGCACTCTATGAGCCGCTGTGGAACGCCAATTATATCGACCACGTGCAGATTACGGTCGCTGAATCGGTCGGCCTCGAAGGCCGCGCCGGTTATTACGATACGGCTGGCGCGCTGCGCGACATGGTGCAGAACCACATTCTGCAGCTGCTCTGCCTGACGGCGATGGAAGTGCCCTCGTCGATGGATTCGGAAGCTGTCCGCGACGAGAAGCTGAAGGTGCTGCGCGCACTGAAGCCGCTCAATGCCTCCAATGTCGAGCAGGCGACGGTGCGCGGCCAGTACCGCGCCGGCGCATCGGGCAGCGGCCCGGTCAAGGGTTATCTCGAAGAGCTCGAAGGCGGCGTCTCGAACACCGAAACCTTCGTCGCCATCAAGGCCGAGATCAATAACTGGCGCTGGGCGGGCGTTCCCTTCTACATCAGAACCGGCAAGCGCCTGACCGGGCGCATGTCCGAGATCGTCATCACCTTCAAGCCGATCCCGCATGCGATTTTCGACCAGGCGGCCGGGCGCATCGTCGCCAACCAGCTGATCATCCGGCTGCAGCCGGATGAAGGCGTCAAGCAGTCGCTGATGATCAAGGATCCGGGTCCGGGCGGTATGCGCCTGCGCAATGTCTCCCTCGACATGAGCTTCGCCCAAGCCTTCAACGTCCGCAATCCCGACGCCTACGAGCGTCTGCTGATGGATGTGATCCGCTCCAACCAGACCTTGTTCATGCGCCGCGACGAAGTGGAAGCCGCATGGAGATGGGTCGACCCGATCCTCAAGGGCTGGGAAGCGACCGGCCAGCAGGTACAGGGTTATACGGCCGGCACCTGGGGCCCGAGCCAGGCCATCGCGCTGATCGAGCGTGACGGCCGCACCTGGCATGACGATATCTAG
- a CDS encoding FAD-binding oxidoreductase, translating to MALQETWQSPIAPGLSWYQATVGERPTYAALDGSTTADVAIIGGGYTGLQAAYHLAEAGVSVVLIEACRFGDGASGRNGGQLGTGQRWWPEELEEKIGYERSKALFDLAEAAKRHLIDFAREHQIEIDYVPGQLNVAHKASYKRDYYENAAIAAERYGYPHISFMDEKETQERLGSKRFHCGVRDVGTGHIHPLKLLIGLARVAANAGAEIFEMTRATAIRQSGGKVTIETERGVITAERALIACDAYIDGLEPVTASHIMPIRSFIGATAPLDRYPDVLPGGEAVADSRFVVRYFRKFGDGRLLFGGREAYTADNPRDISEHIRRQIAEIYPDLKNIDITHAWGGSVGITMPRQPFVREVMPGVISIGGYSGHGVMLSNYCGKLYAETVLGKSGDLDLFKSLDIPAFPGGARMRAPLLFLALSWFALRDKF from the coding sequence ATGGCATTGCAGGAGACGTGGCAGAGCCCGATCGCGCCCGGGCTATCCTGGTATCAGGCAACCGTCGGGGAGCGGCCGACCTATGCGGCTCTCGACGGCTCGACAACAGCAGACGTCGCCATCATCGGCGGCGGCTACACCGGCCTGCAGGCCGCCTATCATCTCGCCGAAGCGGGCGTTTCGGTGGTGCTGATCGAGGCCTGCCGCTTCGGCGACGGGGCGTCGGGGCGCAATGGCGGCCAGCTTGGCACCGGACAGCGCTGGTGGCCGGAAGAACTCGAGGAGAAGATCGGCTACGAACGCTCGAAGGCGTTGTTTGATCTTGCCGAGGCGGCCAAGCGCCATCTCATCGATTTCGCCCGCGAGCACCAGATCGAGATCGACTATGTGCCCGGCCAGCTCAACGTCGCGCACAAGGCGAGCTACAAACGCGACTATTATGAAAATGCCGCGATCGCCGCAGAGCGCTACGGCTATCCGCACATCAGCTTCATGGACGAGAAGGAAACGCAGGAGCGGCTCGGCTCGAAGCGTTTCCATTGCGGCGTGCGCGATGTCGGCACCGGCCACATCCATCCGCTGAAGCTGCTCATCGGGCTGGCCCGGGTCGCCGCCAATGCCGGCGCTGAAATCTTCGAGATGACCAGGGCAACGGCGATCCGCCAAAGCGGCGGCAAGGTGACGATCGAAACCGAAAGGGGTGTGATCACCGCCGAGCGCGCGCTGATCGCCTGCGACGCCTATATCGACGGCCTCGAACCGGTGACGGCAAGCCATATCATGCCGATCCGCTCCTTCATCGGCGCCACGGCGCCGCTCGACCGATACCCCGATGTGCTGCCGGGCGGCGAGGCGGTGGCCGATTCGCGCTTCGTCGTGCGCTACTTCCGCAAATTCGGCGACGGCCGCCTGCTGTTCGGCGGGCGCGAAGCCTATACGGCGGACAATCCGCGGGACATTTCCGAGCACATCCGCCGGCAGATCGCCGAGATCTATCCTGACCTGAAGAATATCGACATCACCCACGCCTGGGGCGGCAGCGTCGGCATCACCATGCCGCGCCAGCCTTTCGTACGCGAGGTCATGCCCGGCGTCATCTCGATCGGCGGTTATTCCGGCCATGGCGTCATGCTGTCAAACTACTGTGGCAAGCTCTACGCGGAAACGGTGCTTGGAAAATCCGGCGATCTCGACCTGTTCAAATCGCTCGATATTCCCGCCTTTCCCGGCGGAGCGCGCATGCGGGCGCCGCTGCTTTTTCTCGCCTTGTCGTGGTTTGCGCTTCGCGACAAGTTTTAG
- a CDS encoding glutamine synthetase family protein translates to MSPKKTTLKPARNVPASKKTPPDPGSLRGVANWKEAARWLRDRGIEDIECITPDLAGVPRGKMMPSSKFTSNTSLALPSAIYRHTISGEYPDETESFRYEPRDSDLKLMPDLSTLSVVPWETDPTAQVICDIVDSDGGEVPYTPRNVLKRILSLYHERGWKPIVAPEIEFYLVAKNDDPDYPLHPPKGRSGRSILGGQGYSIAGINEFDELIDDVYHFSEKQGLEIDTLIHEEGPAQLEINLRHGNPIELADQVFLFKRTIREAALKHDIYATFMAKPMQGQPGSAMHIHQSVVNIETGKNIFSNPDGSASKEFFHFIGGMQKFVPSAMAMLAPYVNSYRRLQPDMSCPVNNAWGYDNRTTAFRVPVSDPQARRVENRLPSSDANPYLALAASLAAGLLGIMKEIEPTAPTEDSANEGSIDLPRGLLEAVALLEDEPAFEEIFGKQFIGLYAGVKRGEFETFMQVISPWEREFLLLNV, encoded by the coding sequence ATGTCCCCAAAAAAGACAACGCTGAAGCCTGCCAGAAACGTACCCGCCTCGAAGAAGACTCCCCCGGACCCCGGATCCCTGCGCGGCGTTGCGAACTGGAAGGAAGCAGCGCGGTGGCTGAGGGACCGGGGCATCGAGGACATCGAATGCATCACGCCGGACCTTGCCGGCGTTCCGCGCGGCAAGATGATGCCGAGCTCGAAATTCACCTCGAACACCTCGCTGGCGCTGCCGTCGGCGATCTACCGGCACACGATTTCGGGCGAATATCCCGACGAGACCGAAAGCTTCCGCTACGAGCCGCGCGACAGCGACCTGAAGCTGATGCCGGATCTTTCGACGCTGTCGGTCGTGCCCTGGGAGACCGACCCGACGGCGCAGGTGATCTGCGACATCGTCGATTCGGACGGCGGCGAGGTGCCCTATACGCCGCGCAACGTGCTGAAGCGGATCCTGAGCCTCTATCACGAGCGCGGCTGGAAGCCGATCGTGGCGCCCGAGATCGAATTCTACCTGGTCGCCAAGAATGACGACCCCGATTATCCGCTACACCCGCCGAAAGGCCGGTCCGGCCGCTCTATCCTCGGCGGCCAGGGTTATTCGATCGCCGGCATCAACGAATTCGACGAGCTGATCGACGATGTCTATCATTTCTCGGAGAAGCAGGGGCTGGAGATCGACACGCTGATCCACGAAGAGGGACCGGCGCAGCTCGAAATCAACCTGCGCCACGGCAATCCGATCGAGCTTGCCGACCAGGTGTTCCTGTTCAAGCGCACGATCCGCGAGGCGGCGCTGAAACACGACATCTATGCGACCTTCATGGCCAAGCCGATGCAGGGCCAGCCGGGTTCGGCGATGCATATCCATCAGTCGGTGGTCAACATCGAGACGGGCAAGAACATCTTCTCCAATCCGGACGGATCGGCCTCGAAGGAATTCTTCCATTTCATCGGCGGCATGCAGAAATTCGTGCCGAGCGCGATGGCGATGCTGGCGCCCTACGTCAATTCCTACCGGCGCCTGCAGCCCGACATGTCCTGCCCGGTCAACAATGCCTGGGGCTACGACAACCGCACGACCGCCTTCCGCGTGCCGGTTTCCGATCCGCAGGCGCGGCGCGTGGAAAACCGGCTGCCGAGCTCGGACGCCAATCCCTATCTGGCGCTCGCCGCCTCGCTTGCCGCCGGCCTGCTCGGCATCATGAAAGAGATCGAGCCGACGGCGCCGACCGAAGATTCGGCCAATGAAGGCTCGATCGACCTGCCGCGCGGCCTCCTGGAAGCCGTGGCGCTGCTCGAGGACGAGCCCGCCTTCGAGGAGATTTTCGGCAAGCAGTTCATCGGCCTCTATGCCGGCGTCAAGCGCGGCGAGTTCGAAACCTTCATGCAGGTGATCAGCCCCTGGGAGCGGGAATTCCTTCTGCTCAACGTGTGA
- a CDS encoding NAD(P)/FAD-dependent oxidoreductase — protein sequence MEKEDAVLIGETGLQRKSDVIVIGAGAAGMMAAIRAGKRGRSVVILDHARAPGEKIRISGGGRCNFTNIHAGPKNFLSANPHFCKSALARFTPSDFIAMVDRHGIAWHEKTLGQLFCDDSAKDIIRMLLEEMRAAGATLHLGTEISGVERTEAGFRISTGEGAYEASSLIVASGGKSIPKMGATGFAYRIAEQFGLAVLETRPGLVPLTLDPGLLESIAPLAGIAAPAEIRHGKTAFREALLFTHRGLSGPAILQISSYWREGDEIVVAIEPDIDISAHLKTAKQRNGRQSPQTALGDILPKRLAQFLVEREKISGNMADLPDKALLRLAAGAQNFALKPSGSEGYRTAEVTLGGIDTAALDSRSMEAKSVPGLYFIGECVDVTGWLGGYNFQWAWASGFAAGEWA from the coding sequence ATGGAAAAAGAAGACGCTGTCTTGATCGGGGAAACGGGTTTGCAGCGCAAAAGCGACGTCATCGTCATCGGCGCCGGGGCGGCGGGCATGATGGCGGCTATCCGGGCCGGAAAACGCGGCCGCTCAGTCGTGATCCTCGATCATGCAAGGGCGCCCGGCGAGAAGATCCGCATCTCAGGCGGCGGCCGCTGCAATTTCACCAATATCCATGCGGGGCCGAAGAATTTCCTCTCCGCCAATCCGCATTTCTGCAAATCGGCGCTCGCCCGTTTCACGCCGTCCGATTTCATCGCCATGGTCGATCGCCACGGTATTGCCTGGCATGAAAAGACGCTCGGCCAGCTTTTCTGCGACGACAGCGCCAAGGATATCATCCGCATGCTGCTGGAGGAGATGCGCGCGGCCGGTGCTACGCTGCATCTCGGCACCGAGATATCGGGCGTCGAAAGGACCGAGGCAGGCTTCCGCATCTCCACAGGCGAGGGCGCCTATGAAGCATCGTCGCTGATCGTCGCCAGCGGCGGCAAGTCGATCCCGAAGATGGGCGCCACCGGCTTTGCCTATCGCATTGCCGAACAGTTCGGCTTGGCCGTGCTCGAAACTCGCCCCGGCCTCGTGCCGCTGACCCTCGATCCCGGCCTGCTGGAAAGCATCGCGCCGCTCGCCGGCATCGCCGCCCCGGCCGAAATCCGCCACGGCAAGACGGCTTTCCGCGAAGCGCTGCTGTTTACCCATCGGGGGCTGAGCGGCCCCGCCATCCTGCAGATCTCCTCCTACTGGCGCGAAGGCGACGAGATCGTCGTGGCGATCGAACCGGATATCGACATATCAGCACATCTGAAGACGGCAAAGCAGCGCAATGGCCGCCAGTCGCCGCAGACTGCACTTGGCGACATCCTGCCGAAGCGGCTGGCGCAGTTTCTCGTCGAGCGCGAAAAAATCTCCGGCAACATGGCCGACCTGCCGGACAAGGCGTTGCTGCGCCTTGCCGCCGGCGCCCAGAACTTTGCGCTCAAACCTTCCGGCTCGGAAGGCTACCGTACCGCCGAAGTGACGCTCGGCGGCATCGACACGGCAGCGTTGGATTCCCGCAGCATGGAGGCAAAATCCGTGCCCGGGCTTTACTTCATCGGCGAATGCGTCGACGTCACCGGCTGGCTCGGCGGCTATAATTTCCAGTGGGCCTGGGCCTCCGGTTTTGCCGCGGGCGAATGGGCTTAA
- a CDS encoding HAMP domain-containing methyl-accepting chemotaxis protein: MLIDKILSRFRIKTKVLIFVLPFVVTISAVGLTGLYASGLLQGRMEISNSVLQSLSGFKDLYGSMDDFLRVTSPEARDKLTAELKTQQGVLDQTLNQVGEEAAGRDSLAEASRRTKDISGVVDKLWALHEQEQALHEQIDAAQKSLISTRFTVSYQAEELQTALQNDEGAATITLRTADRLLKGGDFLGTVASGYSKPQTPQDKIAFINEQMPAIVKAQRQIAISVPTNQKNVIDALTATIDSIKAIAQLPAPTDEDIAELGRLVSRFRQTSTYTQLTATQKMREATQRFAELEGRIAQTNSVLQDTRRLENSVYALQIVLSDFLSNSSKDNLVRLQQQAGTLGKDMQVLTTSAKGMGFAEGISGAIQPALDAISGGGSKIVDTIGERVTAYAAARQELDQIWTKLTDFAELQKQTAGTERTQANSISVMTTGLGILLSILGGIALVLTLQRPISHITAAMRRIAEGALDTSISGEQRYDEIGDMARALGIFKENAISKIRIEEQSDEERAAAEHERQRNDAEKREMDRQIEFAVNALAAGLERMSQGDISTTIETPFIGRLEQLRQDFNGSMMRLQATMSQIRDNVELIQGNGNQMAQSAEDLSKRTEQQAASLEETAAAVDEITVTVRSSAERAKDADQIVRQAKRSADDSAVVVSNAIDAMGRIEDASRQIEQIIGVIDEIAFQTNLLALNAGIEAARAGEAGKGFAVVAMEVRELAQRSAAAAQEIKGLINKSTNEVSSGSQFVQETGTVLARISAQIVTISQHVEMIARASHDQSNALQSVNATVNQMDQMTQQNAAMVEETTAASRELADEADSLRRLIQQFKIDGEAASAPVYRAA, encoded by the coding sequence ATGTTGATTGACAAGATTCTTTCCCGCTTCAGGATCAAGACCAAGGTTCTGATCTTCGTTCTGCCTTTCGTCGTCACCATTTCGGCGGTGGGCCTGACGGGCCTTTACGCTTCGGGACTTCTGCAGGGCCGCATGGAAATATCCAACAGCGTGCTGCAGTCGCTGAGCGGCTTCAAGGATCTCTACGGTTCGATGGACGATTTCCTGCGCGTCACCAGCCCGGAGGCGCGCGACAAGCTGACCGCGGAACTGAAGACCCAGCAAGGCGTGCTCGACCAGACGCTGAACCAGGTCGGCGAAGAGGCCGCCGGCCGCGACAGCCTTGCCGAGGCATCGCGCCGCACCAAGGACATATCGGGCGTCGTCGACAAGCTCTGGGCGCTGCATGAACAGGAGCAGGCACTGCACGAGCAGATCGATGCCGCACAGAAGAGCCTGATCAGCACCCGTTTCACGGTCTCCTACCAGGCCGAGGAATTGCAGACCGCGCTCCAGAACGACGAGGGTGCCGCCACCATCACGCTGCGCACCGCCGACCGCCTGCTGAAGGGCGGCGATTTCCTCGGCACCGTCGCCAGCGGCTACAGCAAACCGCAGACACCGCAGGACAAGATCGCCTTCATCAACGAACAGATGCCTGCGATCGTCAAAGCCCAGCGGCAGATCGCCATTTCGGTTCCGACCAACCAGAAGAACGTCATCGACGCGCTGACCGCCACCATCGACAGCATCAAGGCGATCGCCCAGCTGCCCGCTCCGACCGACGAGGACATCGCCGAGCTCGGCCGTCTCGTTTCGCGCTTCCGCCAGACCTCGACCTATACGCAGCTGACGGCAACGCAGAAGATGCGCGAGGCGACACAGCGTTTCGCCGAGCTCGAGGGCCGCATCGCCCAGACCAACTCCGTCCTTCAGGATACGCGGCGCCTCGAAAATTCCGTCTATGCGCTACAGATCGTCCTTTCCGATTTCCTCTCCAATTCGAGCAAGGACAATCTCGTGCGCCTGCAGCAGCAGGCCGGCACGCTGGGCAAGGACATGCAGGTGCTGACCACCAGCGCCAAGGGCATGGGCTTTGCCGAGGGCATATCGGGCGCGATCCAGCCGGCGCTCGACGCCATTTCCGGCGGCGGCTCGAAGATCGTCGATACGATCGGCGAGCGCGTCACCGCCTATGCCGCTGCCCGCCAGGAGCTCGACCAGATCTGGACGAAGCTGACCGATTTCGCCGAGCTGCAGAAACAGACGGCCGGCACCGAGCGCACCCAGGCAAACAGCATCTCGGTCATGACCACCGGTCTCGGCATCCTTCTGTCGATCCTCGGCGGTATCGCCTTGGTGCTGACACTGCAGCGCCCGATCAGCCACATCACCGCCGCCATGCGCCGCATCGCCGAAGGGGCGCTGGACACCAGCATCTCCGGCGAGCAGCGCTACGATGAAATCGGCGACATGGCCCGCGCGCTCGGCATCTTCAAGGAAAACGCCATCTCGAAGATCCGCATCGAGGAGCAGAGCGACGAGGAGCGCGCCGCCGCCGAACACGAGCGCCAGCGCAACGACGCCGAAAAGCGCGAAATGGATCGTCAGATCGAATTCGCCGTCAACGCGCTCGCCGCCGGCCTCGAACGCATGTCGCAGGGCGATATCTCGACGACGATCGAGACGCCCTTCATCGGCCGCCTCGAACAGCTGCGCCAGGATTTCAACGGCTCGATGATGCGCCTGCAGGCGACGATGAGCCAGATCCGCGACAATGTCGAACTGATCCAGGGCAACGGCAACCAGATGGCCCAGTCGGCCGAGGATCTGTCCAAGCGCACCGAGCAGCAGGCCGCCTCGCTCGAAGAGACCGCCGCCGCCGTCGACGAGATCACCGTCACGGTCCGTTCGTCGGCCGAACGCGCCAAGGATGCCGACCAGATCGTCCGCCAGGCCAAGCGCAGCGCCGACGATTCCGCCGTCGTCGTCAGCAATGCGATCGACGCGATGGGCCGCATCGAGGATGCCTCGCGCCAGATCGAGCAGATCATCGGCGTCATCGACGAGATCGCCTTCCAGACCAACCTGCTGGCGCTCAACGCCGGCATCGAGGCGGCGCGCGCCGGCGAGGCGGGCAAGGGCTTTGCGGTGGTGGCGATGGAAGTCCGCGAACTGGCTCAGCGTTCCGCAGCCGCGGCGCAGGAGATCAAGGGCCTGATCAACAAGTCGACCAACGAGGTCAGCTCCGGCTCGCAATTCGTCCAGGAGACCGGCACGGTGCTCGCCAGGATCAGCGCCCAGATCGTCACGATCAGCCAGCATGTCGAGATGATCGCCCGCGCCAGCCACGACCAGTCCAACGCGTTGCAGAGCGTCAACGCGACCGTCAACCAGATGGACCAGATGACGCAGCAGAACGCCGCCATGGTGGAGGAAACGACCGCCGCCAGCCGCGAACTGGCCGACGAGGCCGATTCGCTCCGCCGGCTGATCCAGCAGTTCAAGATCGACGGCGAGGCAGCCTCGGCGCCGGTCTATCGCGCCGCCTGA